GGTGGCATGGTTTCTACGAATGCAAGCACCGCTACAACAACTTCATGGCCGAGGCGCGCCACCTCATCGCCACAGGCACCAAGGCCGAGATCTTCAAGGATTTCCCCAACGCCAACGGCGACACCACCAAGCCGCAGGTCATCTTCGGATCCAAGCAGTAGCCATCTGCGCCACGAACGAAAGCGGGGATTCGGGCTTGATGCCCGCATCCCCGCTTCCCTATTTCCGGCGCCCCCCGCCGCAGCGTGGGCCGGTATCGGGCAGGCGGAACCGTCACCGGCCCATGGCCCGTCTCAGGATGGACGTCAGCCGGTCATGGTCCAGGGCCACCGGATTGCCTTTCATGCTCGACGCCGCGGCGGCCTTGCGCGCAGCCTCGTCCACACGCTCGTCGTCCAGCCCGAGCGCGCGCAGGTCCCTGATCCCGAGGTCGGCGCACAGCGAACGGACGAACCGGACCCCGGCCGAGGCGTCCCTCTGTCCCGTCAGCAACCGGCTCGCCTCGGCATAGCGGTCCAGGGCCGGATGGTCCGGATCGGCAGCGTACAGGGCCGCGATGTTGGCCTCCATGACGTGCGGGAGCAGCGCTGCGCAGATCTCGCCGTGGGCGGCGCCGAGCATGGCGCCCAGGGGCGCGGCGAACCCGTGCACGGCCCCGAGCTTGGCGTTGGCCAGGGCCATGCCCGAGAAGAGGCTGGCCAGAGCCATGTCCGAACGCGCCGCCAAGTCCGTCCCGTCGGCCACGGCCCGGCGCAGGGAGCGTGCGGCGCGGACCATGCCGTCCCGGCACAGGGGGTCGGTCAGGGGGTTGGCGGCGTGGGAGACGAAGGCCTCCATGAGCTGGGTCAGGGCGTCCATGCCCGTGGCCGCGGTCTGCCTGGGAGGCAGGGTCACGGCCAACTCCGGATCGACCACGGCCAGACGGGGGATCATCTCGGGAGAGCGCAGGCTGACCTTCACCCCGTGCGCCCCTGACAGCAGCACGGCGTTGGCCGTGACCTCGGAGCCCGTCCCGGCCGTGGTCGGCGCGGCGATCAGGGGCAGGGGCGGGTGTTCGAGGGGCATGCCCCGCCCCACCACTTCGAGATAGTCGAAGACGTCCCGCGTGTTGGGCACAAGGGCGGCCATGGCCTTGCCCGCGTCCAGGACGCTACCGCCGCCCACGGCCACGACCGCGTCGCAGCCCCTGGTTCTGGCCGACAGGGCGTGCGCGGCAACGAAAGCGGCTTCGGGCTCTCCCTTTACGGGGATGACGAACACGTCGTCCATGACAGCGGACAGCGCTTCGGCCAGCCAGGCGCAGCCTTCGGGCCGGCTTCCGGTCACCAGCAGGCAACGCCTGCCCAGGCGGGAGGCCTGCGCGGCTATTTCCAGACGCGAGCCGGGGCCGAAAAGAACGCGGGCCGTGGAGAACGTGAACGCCATGGAACCTCCCATCTGCTCAAGGACGCGGTACGGCGGGAATCAACCGTCCGGACGGGATGTATACCCGGCCCTGCGCATCGCCACAACCCGGACTTTCCAGCCGCACGCCACGAAAAAAGCCGCGTCCTTGCGGAGGCGGCTTCTTTCCCGGCGCAGCGGCAACGCCTAAAGGTTGCGGTACATCTTCGCCCCGGGGGGCACGTCGTCCACGACCCACATGTTGCCGCCGATGACCGCGCCCTCGCCAATGGTGATGCGGCCGAGGATGGTCGCCCCGGAGTAGACCGTCACGTTGTCCTCGACGATGGGGTGGCGGGCGATGCCCTTGACCAGGTGCCCGTTCTCGCCCTTGGGGAAGCTCTTGGCTCCCAGGGTCACGCCCTGGTAGAGGCGGACGTTCCGGCCGATGATGCACGTCTCGCCGATGACCGTGCCCGTGCCGTGGTCGATGAAGAAGGACTCGCCGATGGTCGCGCCGGGATGGATGTCGATGCCCGTGGCCGAGTGGGCCATCTCGCTGATGATGCGCGGGATGAGCGGTACGCCGAGCTTGTGCAGCTCGTGGGCGATGCGGTGGTTGGTCACGGCCCGGATGGACGGGTAGCAGAAGATGGTCTCGCCGGGGTTCTTGGCCGCCGGGTCGCCTGCGAAGGCGGCCTGCACGTCCGTGGCCAGCAGCCGGCGCACGTGCGGCAGCGTCTGCAGGAACTGGTTGCACATGCTTTCGGCGCGCACGGCGCAGTCGGCCGAGCAGGCGTGCTCGTCCTTGTCGCAGGCGAAGCAGAAGCCGCGCTCGACCTGCTTGGTCAGCTCGCGGCGGACCTTCTCCAACTTGGAACCGACGAAATAGGCCATGTTCTCGGGAGTGATGAAGGGCTCCTTGAAAAAGCCGGGGAACAGCACCGAGCGCAGGCGCTCGACGATGTCCGAGAGGAGCTCCACCGAGGGCATGGGCGAGCCGAAGGACGGCTGGTGGTAGACGCCCATGTAGGATTCCGGGGCGCAGAGGCTTTCCACCACACCCGAAAGGACACTGTCGATCTTCAAATATTTTGCCATGATCAGCTCTGAGAAGCGAAAAGTTCGGTGGAAAGGTAGCGCTCGCCCGTGTCGCAAACGATGGCCGCGATGAGCTTGCCTTCCATCTGCGGCTCACGGGCCAGCTGCAGGGCAGCCCAGACGTTGGCGCCGGAGGAGATGCCACAGAGAATGCCCTCCTCGCGGGCCAGGGCGCGGGCCGTGGCCATGGCGTCCTCGTTGGTCACGGTGACGATGCGGTCGATGACCTTGCGGTTCAGCACCTCGGGCACGAAATTGGGGCCGATGCCCTGGATCTTGTGCGGCCCGGCCGTGCCCTGGCTCAGCAGCGGCGAGGCTGCCGGCTCTACGGCCACGGCCAGAAAACCGTCCTTGCGGCGTTTGAGGGTCCGGCCCACGCCGGTGATGGTCCCGCCCGTGCCCACGCCGGCCACAAGTGCGTCGATGCGGCCGTCGGTGTCGCGCCACAGCTCCTCGGCCGTGGTCCGCTCGTGCATGGCCGGGTTGGCCGGGTTGACGAACTGACCGGGCATGAAGGCGTCCTCCATGGAGGACAGGATCCTCTCGGCCTCGGCCACGGCTCCGGCCATGCCCTTGGCCGCCGGGGTGAGGACCAGCTCGGCGCCCATGGCGGCCAGCAGCATGCGCCGCTCGACGCTCATGGATTCGGGCATGGTCAGGATGAGGTGGTAGCCACGCACGGCGCAGACGAAGGCCAGGCCCACGCCCGTGTTGCCGCTGGTGGGCTCAACGAGGACGGTGCCGGGGCGGATGAGCCCGGCCCGCTCGGCTTCGTCGATCATGTTCAGGGCGATGCGGTCCTTGATGGACGACAAGGGGTTGTAGAATTCGAGCTTGACCACGACCTCGGCCAAACAGCCCTCGGTCATCCTGTTCAGCCGCACCAGGGGGGTGTTGCCGACCAGTTCGGTCATGGAGTTGGCGATCTTCATGTTTCCTCCTCGAAGCGGGAAAGCCTGGGCATGACCCATGGCCACGTCGAAGTCCAGACAAAAAAAACCGGCCAGAGGCCGGCGCACAACGCTGGGAGAGCGGAACTACTCCAGGCCCTTGGTGATGAAATCCAGGGACGTGAGGGCGTCCTTGAGGCGCTTGCCAGGCGAAAACTTGATGCCCCGGACCGGCCTGTCCGTCTCCTGCCCGGTCTCGGGGTCGACGGACTTGCGCGGGGCGCGGTCCACCACGGCCATGGTCCCGATGCCGGGCAGGGTGATCCTGTCTCCCTGGCTCAGGGACTCGGTCATGCTCTCCATCATGGCGTCCACGACGCGGGACGCCTCTTCGTCGGAATATCCCATCTCCTTGCGGAGCCGGTCAATCAAGTCGGTCCTTTCCATGTGAACCTCGGGGTTTGAGCGCGGGGAATGGCGATTTTCTATGATTCAGTATATAGGCAATCCAGGCGGGCCGGTAAAGACTTTCCTCAAGCTTTGTGAAATATTTATTAAAATGGCCGCGTCTGCATCTCATGCATATAAACGAGTATCGATTTGACACACCTTCCGGAGAATCCGCATGAAACATCGCCTCGTCGAAGAACGTGACGCCTGCGCCATCATCGCCTTTGTGGACAAGCGCGGCCGGGCCACCCACGCCAACATAGTGAAGACCATAGACGCCCTGAAGAAGATGGCCCACCGCTCGGGCGACATCAACAGCGAGGGCGACGGCTGCGGCGTCCTGACGGACATCCCGCGGGCCATCTGGGGGCAGCGCCTGCAGGACGCGGGATTGAGCCGCCACCTGAGCGAGAGCCGTGGCTTCTTCGTCGGCCACTTCTTCCTGCCCGCAGGCCCGGGGGCCGACGAGGCCAAGGAACGCGTGCGCGCCATCCTGACGGGCGAGGGCAGCGAAGTGCTCGTCGAGGCCGACGACCGCATGCAGCCCGGCGAACTGGGCCCCATGGCCCGGGCCGAGGCCCCTCTCTTCTGGCAGGTCTGCGGCCTGGTCCGCGACGAGACGCGCCAGGAAGGGGCCAGAAGGCTCTTCGCCATGCAGATGGCCGTCGAACGCGCCGCGCCCGAGGCCCACGTCTGCTCCTTGAGCCTCGACAGCGCCGTCTACAAGCTGCGCGGCACGCCCGACCTGCTGCCCCGCGTCTACCCCGACCTGCGCGACCCCGCCAGCAAGTCCATCATCACCCTGGGCCACAGCCGCTACTCCACCAACACCCTGCCTACGGCCGAGCGCGCCCAGCCCTTCTCGCTGCTGGGCCACAACGGCGAGATCAACACCATCGAGAAGATGCGCTCCTCGGCCCGGGACCTAGGCATCACCCCCACTCCCGGCGGCAGCGACTCCCAGGATCTGAACCGCATCCTGGAGGGACTCATCCACCTCCACGGCTTCGAGTTCATGGAGGCTCTGGAGATGGTCTTCCCGGCCATCCACTCTGAGGTGGAACACATGAGCCCGGAACTGCGGCGCATGTACGGGTTCTACCGCTGGTTCTTCATGCCCTCGGCCCAGGGGCCGGCGGCCGTGGTCTCGCGCTTCGGCGACACGTGCATGGGCAGCGTCGACGCCCTGGGGCTGCGGCCCCTGTGGTTCGGCGAGAGCGACTACGACTACTTCCTGTCCTCGGAAAAGGGCGTGGTGGACCTGCAGAACACCATCCACGACCCGCGCCCCCTGGCGCCCGGCGAAAAGATCGCCGTGGTCTCGGGGCCCGGCAAGCGCGGGGAGGTCGTGAACCACTGCGCCCTGCAGGAGCGCCTGCTGCGCCTCTTCCAGCAGGGGCGCCTGGCCCACCTGGCCGACAACCTGCACGGCGAGATTCCCGAGCCCATCCTGGCCTGCCCCGAAGGGTCCTGCCGCGACCTGCGCCGCTTCTTCCGGGACAGACAGGTCTTCGACGACCGGCCCGGCCACGACGCCACGACGGTCCTGGCAGCCTTCGGCTGGCGCAAGTACGACCAGGACATGCGCAAGCACGTGGCCGCCACGGGCAAGGGCCCCATCGGCTCCATGGGCCACCAGGGTCCCCTGGCCTGCCTGGAGGCCGACGGGCTGTCCAACCTCAGCGAGTATTTCAAGGAGAACGTGGCCGTGGTCACCAACCCGGCCATCGACCGCGAGCGCGAGGCCGAGCACTTCTCCACGGCCGTCATCCTCGGCGACCGGCCCGACAACCCCGACCGGCCGCCCGTGGGCCTGCGCCTGAAGACGCCCATCCTGCTGGGCGGCGAGTTCACGCCGGCCCTGTCCTCCCTGGACATCCTGGCCGTGTGCCGCGAGCACGGCACCCACACCCTGGAGCAGGTCCTGGACTTCTTCACGGCCCAGCAGCGCGACCCGTCGCGCCTGGCCATCCTGGACGCGACCTTCGTGCCCGAGGAGGGGCTTGAAAATCGCCTGGAAGCCATTGAGGCCGAGGCCCGGCAGGCAGTGTCGGCCGGGGCCGCCATCCTCGTCCTGGACGACAGCGCGAGCTTCGTGGACGGCCGCTGCTACATCGACCCCGGCCTGGCCACGGCCCGGCTGCGCCGAGCCGCCGAGTCCGGGCGCATCCCCCGCCTGCCGTCGATCATCGTACGCAGCGGCGCCATCCGCAACATGCACGACGTCATGTTCGTCCTGGGCCTGGGCGCGGCGGCCGTGAACCCCTACATGCTCTGGAAACAGGCCTACGCCCAGGCCGAGAACGCCGAAGGGCTGCAGCGCACCCTGTCAAACACCCTGACGGCCCTGCAGGCCAGCGTGGAGAAGATCATGTCGACCATGGGCATCCACGAGCTGTGCGGGTACGGCCGCATCTTCTCGTCCATCGGCCTCAAGGCCGAGCTGGCCGAAGTCTTCGGCTGCGCCAACTTCTGCTCGTCCAATGCTGCGGGGATGGGCTTCGCCGAACAGGAAAGCCGGGCCGCGCGGCGCATCGCTCTGGTCCGGGAGGGCTCTGAAGGCAAGCTGCCGGGCGACCCCAAGCGAAACGCCCGCGTCGGCAAGATCCTGCGCTCCGTGGCCGTGGGCAAGACCGGCTACCTGCAGATGGCCGAGGGCCTGGAGGAGGTGGACCGCGACACCCCCGTGGGCCTACGCCATCTCCTGGACATCGCCCCGCGCAGCGCAGCCCCCCTGCCCCTGGAGGCAGTAGACATCTCCGTCGGCCAGCACGCCATGCCGTTGCTGATCTGCGCCATGTCCTTCGGCTCCCAAGGCGAAAGCTCATTTAGGGCCTACGCCGAAGCCGCGCGCAAGGTGAACATCATCTGCATGAACGGCGAAGGCGGCGAGATCCCGGACATGCTCGGCAAGTACCGCGAGAACCGGGGCCAGCAGGTGGCCTCGGGCCGTTTCGGCGTGTCCATCGAACTGCTGAACTCGGCCCGGTACCTCGAAATCAAGATCGGCCAGGGCGCCAAGCCCGGCGAAGGCGGCCACCTGCCCGGCTCCAAGGTCACGGACATGGTCGCCCAGGCCCGGCACTGCAAGCCCGGCATCGCCCTCATCTCGCCCTCGAACCACCACGACATCTACTCCATCGAGGACCTCTGCCAGATCATCACGGAGCTCAAGACCGCCAACCCCGGCGCGCGCATCTCCGTCAAGATCCCGGTCACCAGCGGCGTGGCCACCATCGCCGTGGGCGTGGCCAAGGCCGGGGCGCACATCGTCAACATCAGCGGCTTCGAGGGCGGCACGGGCGCGGCCCGCGAACACGCCAAGAAGTACGTGGGCCTGCCCGTCGAGATCGGCGTGACCCAGGCCCACCGCGGCCTGGTGGAGGCGGGCCTGCGCCGCCAGGTCGAGATCTGGTGCGACGGCGGCGTGCGCTCGGGGGCCGACGTGGTCAAGCTCGTCTGCCTCGGCGCAGACCGCGTCGGCGTGGGCACCGTGGCGCTGATGGGCGTGGGCTGCATCAGCTGCGAGCAGTGCCACCTGGACGTCTGCCCGCGCGGCATCTCCACCCAGCTGCGCAGCATCGAGGAGGCGCAGCAGCGCGGCGTGAAGCTCTTCAAGCCCCTGCAGGGCGAGGTCGAGGCCGAGAACCTGGCCCGGCTCCTGCGCGCCTTCGGCGACCAGATCCGCCACATCCTGGCTGGCCTGGGAGAGAGGCGCCTGGCCGACCTGGTGGGCCGCACGTACCTCCTGGTCCAGGCCCGTGGCAAGGACAAGGTGGACCTGACGGACCTCCTCGTCCCGGCGCCCATGGACGCCATGCAGGCCTACTGCCCGGTGCCGCGCATCGTGCGCAAGCCCCTGGACAACCTGACGCGGCTCATCTCCGACATGGCCCTCTCCACGGCCCGCGACGGCTGCGGCTACGTGCAGTACCGTGAGGAGAACGTGCGCTCCGTGGACCGGGCCGTGGGCACCTACCTGGCCGGGGCCATGGTCCGCGAGGGCGACGGCGCCAAGGTCGACCTCATGCTCGACTCCTCGGTGCCGGGCAACGGCCTGTGCGCCTTCAACGTCGACGGCATCAGCACCTGCGTCCAGGGCGGCGGCCAGGACGGCATCGCCAAGGGCGCGCGCGGCGGCCGGGTCTGCATCCTGAAAGGGGCCAACATCCTGGGTCAGCGCGTGGACGGCTCAGTGGGCAAGTCCCTGGCCTACGGCGCCCTGTCCGGGACCGTCGTGGTCCAGAACTTCGCCGACTCCCGTGCCTGCATCCGCATGTCCGGCGCCGACGCCATCTTCGGCGGCCGCATCACCGCCCCCGTACGCGACGAGCTGGGCAACATCGCCTCGCGCGCGCATCTGAAGGGCTTCGCCTTCGAGTACATGACCGGCGGCCGGGCCGTGGTCCTGGGCGACCCGGGCCCGTGGATGTGCGCGGGCATGACCGGCGGCGTCGTCTACCAGTGCCTCTACCCGGAACACGGCTTCGGCCGCGAGAACCTGAAGCACCGCTTCGCCCGCGGCGCCCACGTGGTCATCCGCGGACTCGACGGCGACGACGCGGAGCAGATCAGGGAGCTTCTGGGCAAATACACGGCATCCCTGCGCCAGAGCTTCCAGGACGCCGAGGCCGACCTGGTCCAGGCCCTGGCCGACGAGGCCGAAAGCCGCTTCGTGAAGGTCGTGCCGGGTTCGAGCACCGGCATCAAACCGGAATAGAAACGCCCACGGCGCCGGGCAACCCGCCCGGCGCCGTGTTTCCCGCCTTCCCTCCCCAGCATCCTCCGCCCCGCGCAGCGCACAGCGCGCCCCGGCACGCCGGGCCGCGCAGGCGCGGTTCGGAACTTTATTTCCAACGACTTGACGTTATCCTTTCCCCGCTACTACAACTGCCGCGCAAGAAAAGATTATCGGTGGAGCGCCATCACAATGGCGATCCGCCAACTCCCTGTGCCAGGTGGCACTGTGCGCGCCTCCCAACAGGACGGCGGCGCAGACCGGAGCAGCGCGGCCGCCGGCTTTACAAGAGCCGCTGCGGGGGCGCGACGTTGGGTCATTCTCCAATCAGCTAACGTTTTTCACAGGGGTGTTGTGCATGAAAAAGTGCGTTGTCCTGGTCGTGCTGTGTCTGGTGCTGTCATCGCTTACGGTCTGCGCTGCGGAGTACAAGGCGGAATACCGCCTGTCCACGGTGCTCGGTCCCGCCTTCCCGTGGGGCCGCGCCGCCGAGCGCTGGGCAAACCTGGTCCGTGAAAAGACCGAAGGCCGCATCAACATCAAGGTCTATCCGGGCACCAGCCTCGTCGGCGGCGACCAGACCAAGGAATTCACGGCCATCCGCCAGGGTGTGATCGACCTGGCCGTCGGCTCGTCCATCAACTGGTCCCCCCAGATCAAGCAGCTCAACCTCTTCTCCCTGCCCTTCCTCATGCCAGACGAGAAGGCCTTCGACGCCCTCATCTCCGGCCCCGTGGTCGAGGACCTCTTCGCCATCCTCGACAAGCAGGGCGTGGTTCCCCTGGCCATCGGCGAGAACGGGTTCCGCGAGCTGTCCAACTCCAAGCAGCCCGTCACGTCCCCGGCCGACCTGAAGGGCCTCAAGATCCGCGTCGTCGGCTCCCCCATCTTCATCGACGGCTTCACGGCCCTGGGCGCCAACCCGACCCAGATGAGCTGGGCCGACGCGCAGCCGGCCCTGGCCACCAAGGCCGTGGACGGGCAGGAGAACCCGCTGTCCGTGTTCAACGCCGCCAAGCTGCACACCGTCGAGCAGAAGTACCTGACCCTGTGGGGCTACATGGCCGATCCCCTGTTCTTCGTCGTCAGCAAGACCGTGTGGGCCCAGTGGAGCGAAGCGGACCGCGCCGTCGTGGCCGAAGCGGCCAGACAGGCCGCGGCCGAAAACCTGGTCGACGCGCGCAAGGGCATCACGCCCGAGGACGACGCCCTGCTCAAGGAAATCGAGAAGAACGGCGTGACCATCACCCGCCTGACGGACGAACAGCGCAAGCCGTTCCGCGAGGCCACCCGGCCCGTGTTCGACAAGTGGGCGGAGATCGTCGGCAAGGATCTGGTGAAGAAGGCCGAAGACGCCATCGCCGCATCCCGTTAGGGACCGGACGGCCCGCCCCCGCGGCGGGCCGCTTCCGTTTGCAGGGGCGCGTGCGCCCCGTTCATTGACGCATTCCAAGGATTTTTCGTCATGGAACCCACCAAGAAACAGCCGGCCCGCATCGAGCGGGCCCTGGCCGCGCTGGTCATGGCCGCGCTGACGCTCATCACCGGCGCCAACGTCGTCATGCGCTACTGCACCAACATCTCCTTCGCCATGACCGAAGAGGTCTCGGTCTTCCTGCTCATGGTCCTGACCCTCGTCGGAGCAGTGTCCGCCTTCGCCGAAGGGCGGCATGTGCGCATCACCCTGTTCGTCAACGCCCTGCCCGTCGGCGGCCGCAAGGTATGCGACGCGCTGGCCTGGTGCTGCAACGTGGCCATGTTCGCCATGCTGACGTGGCTCGGCGCCCTGGCGGCCTGGGACGACTTCGCCTTCGAGGTGACCTCGCCGGCCCTGGGCGTGCCGCAATGGTGGTACAGCTGCTGGCTGCCGGCGTTCGCGGCGGTCATCGTGCTGCGCCTGGTCCTCAACCTTTTCAGGCGGGGGGAACAGGCATGACCATGCTCCTCTTCGGACTCTTCGCGGTCATGATGCTCATGGGCGTGCCGCTGGCCACGGCCATGGGGCTGTCCGGCGCAGCGGCCATCGCCGCGGCCAAGCTCGGACTCCTGTCCGTACCCATCAGCGTCTACACCGGCGTGGCCAAGTACCCGTTGCTGGCCATTCCCATGTTCGTCTTCGCGGGCATGGTCTTCGAACGCTCGGGCGTGGCCCTGCGCCTGGTCAACTTCACCGTGGCCCTGGTCGGCCCCCTGCGCGGAGGCCTGGCCGTGGCGGCCATTCTGGTCTGCATGGTCCTGGGCGGCATCTCCGGGTCGGGCCCGGCCGACGCCGCGGCGGTGGCCATGGTCATGATCCCGGGCATGGCGGCCGCCGGATACCCGAAGGCCTTCTCGTCGAGCCTCATCGCCGCCGCCGGGTCCACGGCCATCCTCATCCCGCCGTCCATCGCCTTCATCCTCTACAGCGTGCTCGTGCCGCAGGCGTCCGTGCCGGCCCTGTTCGCGGCCGGCCTCATCCCCGGCTTCCTGGCGGGCCTGGCGCTGGTCATCCCGGCCTGGGCCCTGTCCGTGCGCCACGGCTTCGGCCTCGTCGAGGACGGCGCATCCTGCGGGAGCATCCTCATCGCCTTCAAGGAGGCGGTCTGGGGGCTGCTCGCCCCGGTCATCATCCTGGGCGGCATCAGGTCCGGTTACTTCACCCCGACGGAGGCTGCCGTGGCCGCGGTCTTCTACGGCCTGTTCGTCGGCTTTTTCGTCTATCGCACCCTGACCCTGCGCAGCATGTACGAACTGCTGGTCGAATCGGCCGAGGTTTCGGCCGTGGTCATGTTGATCATCGCCCTGTCCTCTGTCTTCGCCTGGGCCGGCAGCACGCTGGGCGCCTTCGAGGCCATGGGCCACGCGCTGATCGGCGTCTCGACCAACGAAACGGTCACCCTGCTGGCCGTGATCGTGGTGCTGTTCATCGCCGGCATGTTTCTGGACGGCGTGTCCATCCTGTTCATCTTCATCCCCATCCTGCTGCCCGTGATGGCCCATTTCGGCTGGAACGCCGTATGGTTCGGCGTGCTCATGACCATGAGCCTGGCCATCGGGCAGTTCACCCCGCCCCTGGCCCTCAACCTCATGGTCACGACGCGCATCGCGGGCATCGGCATGGAGGAGACCGTACCGTGGGTGCTGTGGTTCGTGCTGGCCATGACCCTCGCCATGCTGCTGGTCATGTTCGTGCCGCAACTGACGCTCCTGGTGCCGGGCTACCTGGGATACCTCTGATCCTGCCGGAGATGGCCGGGACCACGCGCCCCGGCCATGCCGGGGCGCTGGTTTCGCCGCCTGCGGCGTTTCCGAACGGCAGCCGGAAGCGGTGCGCGGCCCGTACTCGCGGAAGCGCCGCACGCGCCGTCGTCACCCGGCCTCGCCGGATACGGAGCCGCGCCCGGTGCGCAAAGCGCCTTGAGAAACTTGCCACACGAGCCTGGCCTGCCGTAGGATGCGGGTGTTTCGAAAACGGATGCGCCTCGCCCTGATTTTCACGGTCCCGGGGTGCAGTCGATTTTTTCGGGAGGGTCCACATGCTCGTCGATACCGCCAGTCCTGATCCGGAACTTCCCCCTTTCCCTGTGGTCATGCGCCCCGTGGGGCGTTTCGTGTTGCCCGTTCCCGAGAGCATGGAGCTGTCCGCGGCATGGTTCAAGGTCAACGGTATCGCCGTCGAGGAACTGCCCTGGAAATCAGGGCCCCAGCAAGGGCGCGCCATGGACGCGCTCAGGAGATCGCTCGGGACGGACGCGGGGGGAGCGCACGAGATCACGGGACTGGCTGTCCGCGAGAGATGGGATGAAACGGACGTCAGCGACCTCTGCGGGTTTCCGGCCCTGCTTCGCTGCTGCAACGGCAGC
This region of Desulfomicrobium escambiense DSM 10707 genomic DNA includes:
- a CDS encoding TRAP transporter large permease → MTMLLFGLFAVMMLMGVPLATAMGLSGAAAIAAAKLGLLSVPISVYTGVAKYPLLAIPMFVFAGMVFERSGVALRLVNFTVALVGPLRGGLAVAAILVCMVLGGISGSGPADAAAVAMVMIPGMAAAGYPKAFSSSLIAAAGSTAILIPPSIAFILYSVLVPQASVPALFAAGLIPGFLAGLALVIPAWALSVRHGFGLVEDGASCGSILIAFKEAVWGLLAPVIILGGIRSGYFTPTEAAVAAVFYGLFVGFFVYRTLTLRSMYELLVESAEVSAVVMLIIALSSVFAWAGSTLGAFEAMGHALIGVSTNETVTLLAVIVVLFIAGMFLDGVSILFIFIPILLPVMAHFGWNAVWFGVLMTMSLAIGQFTPPLALNLMVTTRIAGIGMEETVPWVLWFVLAMTLAMLLVMFVPQLTLLVPGYLGYL